In one window of Posidoniimonas corsicana DNA:
- a CDS encoding GAP1-N2 domain-containing protein — translation MSQELVYTSAPKGLKVGSRGFCTVASTRGMAKNLADRLEAISGYKHVFPPGTPEAIKNPVNYSYLSFKVGGKSYFILSRVADAGLDYTQRANKIAHHVAFSSGEFCDAGPAWAASQPGFLIESWDSEPQMFEEGRALPAGGLEAGVCSGWRSATGDAGWAGVLAETVANRTHSEAYLVYPLGLDILALLCEAQSLLSPPSRWGATFTTYFTRIPPGVDCKWRCIPVTEGEEQRVAAAPGRLVVDLTKPLAPARGGELVEFARTGQSPVRPATPPPKPHVAAPPPEPVVVLEDIELDEGYDLQPEARAGAGPPQLPAKPGRRREPLEYGPISNSPGAGVYALLSLLILLSCGIIAGLSYLGWGMSQRSVVEADNEQLDESLDPFSPKLIEEPGAESGEESGEESGEESGEESGEESGEESGEESGEESGEESGEESGEESDEESDEESGEESGEESGEEPGEEPGEEPNADTAVQSRKHAGVGDGVMLEPIPDDYFAQLSSAVELPSESEEAVKLGTLPSNSVSLGLALVIPDGPPMPNLSIREQTDLFSWEILRDDSPIISIDKQATGSDDLLEIVARALVKLDSELSVAEQRQLRGGYLQFTTIGRQPQLKHFIRLSRVAVLRPLQLSARDSSDSITVPLEHSYSKLTVVLKLIDDRVKMVDANGQHLDSISIPLGSPRSMGLTGVLKSSDSRRHRIQLDLMADEHSVGQVRVDANLRYRPWQGFEESEQLPDLESIRKPTKGEILATITKCLVADSSRLEVLNQWIQGSSSPTHIRTKSDLGRWANSVNYKKLDQAVKVVRPREGKPVTKLNEQGESVPTREWEDALEAYSIYRDWTATVAKLDELRQSRKSIVEFGTTLVAEFDDAGGNITSQVIAETNP, via the coding sequence GTGTCTCAAGAACTCGTCTACACGTCGGCGCCGAAAGGGCTCAAGGTTGGAAGCCGAGGCTTCTGCACCGTCGCCTCGACGCGTGGGATGGCCAAGAACCTGGCCGATCGGTTGGAGGCAATCAGTGGCTACAAGCATGTCTTCCCTCCCGGCACACCAGAAGCCATCAAGAATCCCGTCAACTACAGCTACTTGAGTTTCAAGGTTGGCGGCAAGAGCTACTTCATTCTTTCTCGAGTTGCGGACGCGGGGCTCGACTACACCCAGCGTGCAAACAAGATCGCGCATCACGTCGCTTTTTCAAGTGGGGAGTTTTGCGATGCTGGTCCGGCGTGGGCGGCCTCTCAACCCGGGTTCCTGATTGAGTCTTGGGATAGCGAACCACAGATGTTCGAGGAGGGGCGTGCCCTACCCGCCGGTGGATTGGAAGCCGGAGTCTGTTCTGGCTGGCGTTCAGCTACGGGAGACGCCGGTTGGGCGGGTGTGCTGGCGGAAACCGTCGCAAACCGCACGCATAGCGAAGCCTACCTCGTGTATCCGCTCGGGTTGGACATCCTTGCCCTGCTTTGTGAAGCGCAGTCGCTGCTGTCACCGCCCTCGCGTTGGGGCGCAACGTTCACAACCTACTTTACACGGATCCCTCCCGGCGTGGACTGCAAGTGGCGATGCATCCCGGTCACCGAAGGCGAGGAGCAGCGCGTCGCTGCGGCGCCCGGCAGACTCGTCGTTGACCTTACGAAGCCGCTTGCCCCGGCCCGTGGGGGGGAGTTGGTAGAGTTTGCGAGAACGGGACAATCACCGGTCCGGCCAGCAACGCCTCCACCAAAGCCACACGTCGCTGCTCCTCCTCCGGAACCAGTTGTCGTTCTGGAAGATATCGAACTAGACGAAGGCTACGATCTTCAACCCGAAGCAAGAGCCGGTGCCGGTCCTCCGCAGCTTCCCGCCAAGCCAGGCCGGCGCCGCGAGCCACTCGAATACGGCCCTATCTCGAATTCTCCGGGGGCCGGGGTCTATGCGCTGCTTTCGCTGCTTATTCTGCTGAGCTGCGGAATAATTGCGGGTCTCTCTTACTTAGGTTGGGGAATGTCACAGCGTTCGGTAGTCGAGGCCGACAACGAACAACTTGACGAATCACTTGATCCATTTAGCCCGAAACTTATCGAAGAGCCAGGTGCAGAGTCGGGTGAAGAGTCGGGTGAAGAGTCGGGTGAAGAGTCAGGTGAAGAGTCAGGTGAAGAGTCAGGTGAAGAGTCAGGTGAAGAGTCAGGTGAAGAGTCAGGTGAAGAGTCAGGTGAAGAGTCAGGTGAAGAGTCAGATGAAGAGTCAGATGAAGAGTCAGGTGAAGAGTCAGGTGAAGAGTCAGGTGAAGAGCCAGGTGAAGAGCCAGGTGAAGAGCCTAACGCAGATACTGCAGTGCAATCGAGAAAGCATGCAGGGGTGGGCGACGGTGTGATGCTAGAGCCGATTCCAGACGATTACTTTGCACAACTGAGTTCGGCCGTTGAGCTCCCATCTGAAAGTGAGGAAGCTGTCAAACTCGGCACATTGCCGAGCAATAGCGTCTCCCTAGGCTTGGCTTTAGTGATACCCGATGGACCTCCGATGCCTAACCTGTCAATCAGAGAGCAAACGGATCTGTTCAGCTGGGAGATCCTTCGCGACGATTCGCCGATTATCTCGATCGACAAGCAAGCTACTGGCAGCGACGACCTGCTAGAGATTGTTGCAAGGGCCCTCGTCAAACTCGACAGCGAGCTATCCGTTGCCGAGCAACGCCAGCTTCGAGGCGGCTACTTGCAGTTCACCACGATCGGCAGACAACCTCAGCTGAAGCACTTCATCAGACTGAGTCGCGTAGCTGTATTGAGGCCATTGCAGTTGTCCGCTCGCGATTCAAGCGACTCCATTACCGTTCCTCTGGAGCATAGCTACTCGAAGCTAACGGTAGTGCTCAAGCTTATTGACGATCGAGTGAAGATGGTCGATGCGAACGGACAGCACCTAGACTCGATTTCGATACCTCTCGGATCTCCACGCTCGATGGGGCTCACCGGCGTGCTCAAGTCAAGTGACTCCAGGAGGCACCGCATTCAATTGGATCTGATGGCCGACGAGCATTCAGTAGGGCAAGTAAGGGTCGACGCGAATCTTCGGTATCGTCCGTGGCAGGGTTTTGAAGAAAGTGAGCAACTCCCAGACCTTGAATCCATCCGAAAGCCAACGAAGGGTGAGATCCTAGCCACTATTACAAAGTGCTTAGTTGCTGACAGCTCGCGCTTAGAAGTCCTGAATCAGTGGATCCAAGGCTCTAGTTCACCAACTCATATCAGGACTAAGAGCGACCTTGGCCGCTGGGCGAATTCTGTAAACTACAAGAAGCTCGACCAAGCTGTGAAGGTCGTTCGGCCACGAGAAGGCAAGCCAGTAACTAAACTGAATGAGCAAGGCGAGTCAGTGCCAACTCGCGAGTGGGAAGATGCGTTGGAGGCCTATAGC
- a CDS encoding prenyltransferase/squalene oxidase repeat-containing protein — MAIQRHSNKQSPSDFGTGSPPPLPESNEQQFHSFASAVAATLFVLFLLVVVVLGFRFRLLSNHRAAENSGVAYTSSRMEGGESNGKQISAEGMMPHQASDAMESNPDSMAESEVRDQGQDPLSTTFENEGRQPPQDARHAIEENVEVSLPPVALKEPSVGQFFIPDDEGSRNWDPENQTLDYLDLSSSLSGRSGDEKQQLLEENGGTPVTEHAVELGLEWLARNQQESGLWSLRGPYQDGARLENDAAATAMALLAFQGAGHTHQGDSRSKYRRVVARGWKWLRRQSDASGSFYRLRGGSTSGMYTHALCAVALNELYGMTRDRDFRRLAQRAVNFSVRAQSPMGGWRYSPNSHDSDTSVTGWFAMVLQSARMSGQDIPLESLRNVSAYLDNASNGYGSRYSYMPGTVASRSMTAEALLCRQYEGWPRNDQRMLEGVDYLLEELPEWDNRKRNIYYWYYATQVCHNMGGKPWRKWNDAMREVLPGNQEQEGPEVGSWSPRGDRYGSVGGRLYVTCLSLCTLEVYYRYLPIYETTSVEER, encoded by the coding sequence ATGGCGATTCAGCGACATTCCAACAAGCAATCTCCTTCTGACTTCGGCACGGGTAGTCCTCCGCCATTGCCAGAATCGAATGAGCAGCAATTCCATTCGTTCGCCTCAGCTGTCGCAGCAACCTTATTCGTGTTGTTCTTGCTTGTAGTCGTAGTGCTGGGGTTTCGCTTCAGGTTGCTCAGCAATCACCGCGCAGCTGAGAACTCGGGGGTAGCGTACACTTCCTCAAGAATGGAAGGCGGGGAGTCCAACGGGAAGCAGATTTCCGCCGAAGGAATGATGCCTCATCAAGCTTCCGATGCGATGGAGTCCAACCCGGATTCCATGGCTGAATCAGAGGTTCGAGACCAAGGGCAAGATCCCCTCAGCACGACATTCGAAAACGAGGGACGGCAGCCTCCACAGGATGCACGACATGCTATCGAAGAAAATGTGGAGGTAAGTCTTCCGCCCGTGGCGCTAAAGGAACCCTCGGTCGGCCAGTTCTTCATACCGGACGACGAAGGCTCACGGAACTGGGATCCTGAAAACCAGACGCTTGACTACCTCGACCTGTCAAGTTCTCTATCCGGCCGATCCGGCGACGAGAAGCAGCAACTGCTAGAGGAGAATGGTGGAACTCCGGTCACTGAGCATGCCGTCGAACTTGGGCTCGAGTGGCTGGCGCGCAACCAACAAGAAAGCGGCCTGTGGAGTCTGCGAGGGCCGTATCAGGATGGAGCGAGACTAGAGAACGACGCTGCTGCAACCGCAATGGCGCTGCTCGCGTTTCAAGGCGCTGGCCATACTCATCAGGGAGATTCCCGCAGCAAATATCGGAGAGTTGTTGCCCGAGGCTGGAAGTGGCTCAGGAGACAAAGTGACGCAAGCGGCAGTTTCTATCGATTGCGCGGTGGGTCAACTAGTGGAATGTACACGCATGCGTTGTGTGCAGTCGCACTGAACGAGCTGTACGGAATGACTCGCGACAGAGACTTCCGTCGACTTGCGCAGAGAGCCGTAAACTTCAGTGTCCGCGCACAGTCACCGATGGGAGGGTGGCGGTATAGCCCCAATAGCCATGACAGCGACACATCGGTAACGGGATGGTTCGCTATGGTCTTGCAGAGCGCACGAATGAGCGGACAGGATATTCCTCTTGAGTCGTTGCGTAACGTTTCGGCTTATCTCGACAATGCATCAAACGGCTACGGAAGCCGGTATTCCTACATGCCTGGTACAGTGGCAAGCCGGAGCATGACGGCTGAGGCGCTTCTGTGCCGGCAGTACGAGGGCTGGCCCCGCAACGACCAGCGAATGCTGGAAGGCGTCGACTATCTTCTCGAGGAGCTGCCAGAGTGGGATAACCGGAAACGCAACATCTACTATTGGTACTACGCCACGCAGGTTTGCCACAACATGGGTGGGAAGCCGTGGCGGAAGTGGAATGATGCCATGCGCGAAGTACTTCCCGGCAATCAAGAGCAAGAAGGCCCAGAGGTCGGAAGTTGGAGTCCACGCGGCGACCGGTACGGTAGCGTTGGCGGACGTCTATACGTCACTTGCTTGTCGTTGTGCACCCTCGAGGTTTACTACAGGTACCTCCCGATCTACGAAACCACCTCTGTTGAGGAACGCTAA
- a CDS encoding transposase: MPAADGHSGRACFEGVLWVLRAGPRWTDLPDRFSSYPTFWRKFVELIESCVLENAWRRLIGKLDRAGQVD, translated from the coding sequence CTGCCTGCCGCTGATGGCCACTCGGGCCGGGCCTGCTTCGAGGGCGTGCTGTGGGTGCTCCGCGCGGGCCCCCGGTGGACGGACCTACCCGACCGGTTCTCGTCGTACCCGACCTTCTGGCGGAAGTTCGTCGAGTTGATCGAGTCGTGCGTGCTCGAGAATGCCTGGCGTCGGCTGATTGGCAAGCTTGACCGCGCGGGCCAAGTCGACTAG
- a CDS encoding AIPR family protein translates to MANLIDWNAMQHKCKAYIGESDYAKSERSAFTHVVLEYQLDLSSEEISDSITDGAQDRGIDAVYVDERDGCNDIHLFQFKYVSEFKKAKNNFPSNEIDKVLTFVAELLNKEPGLIPSCNSMLGAKVQQMWDALANPNPAFHVHFCGNCEAMVDDQQARLAASLAPYHSFTVHHHSLESLVRDFLETKRPRLDADIKAVDKNYFERTDGKIRGLICTFEANEIVKLVANPDNPAEVRPDAFDDNVRIYLTKKNSVNRKILETALSDENSEFWYLNNGITITCDSFSYQPGERGPTIALKNFQIVNGGQTSNALFEAHAQDKTKLSDVLVLARIYQTQDHDITSKIAEATNSQTPIKTRDLHSNDEIQKKLEEAFSDNGLYYERKSRQHSDQPKSSRIDALEAAQALLAYLGGLPEVAKKDRGRIFRDLYSTVFNAETTHEKLLVALRVYEEIQKQKRDLQRKLRAKEEVDASLLFLIDGGYHVLFAVNELCLAEEISPLDQSQAIKQIPSAMTIVKRAVAKEMKADRGFTTNRYFKDPRTKRDIQRAVVGFSAKKKSAKKKSAKKKSAKKKSAKKKSAKKKSAKKKSAKE, encoded by the coding sequence ATGGCAAACCTAATTGACTGGAACGCGATGCAGCACAAGTGCAAGGCCTACATCGGCGAATCAGATTACGCCAAGAGTGAACGCAGTGCGTTTACGCATGTGGTTCTTGAGTATCAACTTGATCTTTCGTCCGAGGAGATTTCGGACAGTATCACTGATGGGGCTCAGGACCGCGGCATCGACGCTGTTTACGTCGACGAGCGCGATGGATGCAATGATATCCACCTGTTCCAGTTCAAGTACGTAAGCGAGTTCAAGAAAGCAAAGAACAATTTTCCTTCGAACGAGATCGACAAAGTACTTACGTTTGTTGCTGAGCTGCTAAACAAAGAACCAGGGCTAATTCCAAGCTGCAATTCGATGCTTGGTGCCAAGGTGCAGCAGATGTGGGATGCTTTAGCGAACCCAAATCCAGCATTCCACGTTCACTTTTGCGGGAACTGCGAAGCGATGGTTGATGACCAACAAGCTAGATTAGCAGCCAGTCTCGCCCCGTACCATTCATTCACGGTGCACCATCACTCCCTAGAATCACTAGTGCGAGATTTTCTGGAAACCAAGAGGCCGCGGCTAGATGCCGATATCAAAGCGGTCGACAAAAACTACTTTGAGCGGACAGACGGGAAGATCCGCGGGCTGATTTGTACATTCGAAGCGAATGAGATCGTCAAACTAGTAGCCAACCCAGATAATCCAGCGGAAGTGCGACCCGACGCTTTTGATGACAATGTTCGGATCTACCTCACAAAAAAGAATAGTGTCAACCGTAAGATCCTCGAAACGGCATTGTCAGATGAGAATTCCGAGTTTTGGTACCTGAACAATGGAATCACCATTACCTGCGATTCGTTCTCGTACCAGCCAGGTGAACGCGGACCCACCATAGCGTTAAAGAACTTTCAGATTGTCAACGGAGGGCAGACCTCTAATGCCCTGTTTGAAGCGCACGCACAGGATAAGACAAAGCTCAGCGATGTACTTGTGCTGGCCCGGATCTATCAGACTCAGGATCATGACATCACGTCAAAGATCGCCGAAGCCACAAACAGCCAGACACCGATTAAGACAAGAGACTTGCATTCCAATGATGAGATTCAGAAGAAGTTAGAGGAGGCATTTAGCGACAATGGACTGTATTACGAGCGAAAGTCGCGACAACATAGCGATCAGCCCAAGAGTAGTCGGATCGATGCCTTAGAGGCAGCGCAGGCACTGCTCGCCTATCTGGGCGGGTTGCCTGAGGTTGCAAAGAAGGATCGAGGCAGGATCTTTCGCGATCTCTACTCGACAGTATTCAACGCGGAAACGACCCACGAAAAGCTCCTCGTTGCACTCCGGGTTTACGAAGAGATCCAGAAGCAGAAGAGAGATCTTCAGCGGAAACTTCGTGCGAAAGAGGAGGTAGATGCTTCGTTGCTTTTCCTAATCGATGGCGGCTATCACGTTCTGTTCGCGGTGAATGAGTTGTGCCTAGCAGAGGAAATCTCGCCGCTTGATCAATCGCAGGCAATCAAGCAGATTCCGTCAGCGATGACGATTGTCAAGAGGGCAGTCGCGAAAGAGATGAAGGCCGATAGAGGATTCACAACTAATCGCTATTTTAAGGATCCGCGAACGAAGCGGGACATTCAGCGTGCAGTCGTCGGCTTCTCGGCAAAGAAGAAGTCGGCAAAGAAGAAGTCGGCAAAGAAGAAGTCGGCAAAGAAGAAGTCGGCAAAGAAGAAGTCGGCAAAGAAGAAGTCGGCAAAGAAGAAGTCGGCTAAAGAATGA